A single window of Corythoichthys intestinalis isolate RoL2023-P3 chromosome 21, ASM3026506v1, whole genome shotgun sequence DNA harbors:
- the LOC130909423 gene encoding suppressor of cytokine signaling 3-like, with the protein MVASRRREPLAMSGGTTSEERVSQSDCTPHHFKPFSSHAHYQQVMCAVSKLQKSGFYWGAVGGREASSLLRSEPPGTFLIRDSSDNHHFFTLSVQTDRGTKNLRVHSEVSGFFLHVDAQCAQQPPRFDCVLKLIAHYMGKGPAEPGSGRTAYLIHTGGERIPLELRRPLFNSLSSLQHMCRRTLNSQGLGGAERLPHTLRDFLEEYDAPI; encoded by the exons ATGGTGGCCTCCCGCCGACGCGAGCCCCTCGCCATGAGCGGCGGGACCACTTCGGAAGAAAGGGTCTCACAGTCGGACTGCACCCCGCATCACTTCAAGCCTTTCAGCTCACACGCGCACTACCAGCAG GTGATGTGCGCAGTGAGTAAACTCCAGAAGAGCGGATTCTACTGGGGTGCAGTGGGGGGTCGCGAGGCCAGCTCCCTACTCCGCTCGGAGCCCCCGGGGACCTTCCTGATTCGGGACTCGTCAGACAACCACCATTTCTTCACTCTGTCGGTGCAGACGGACCGCGGCACCAAGAACCTGCGCGTCCACAGTGAGGTCAGCGGCTTCTTCCTGCACGTTGACGCGCAGTGCGCCCAACAGCCGCCGCGATTCGACTGCGTGCTCAAACTCATCGCGCACTACATGGGCAAAGGCCCCGCTGAGCCCGGCTCTGGCCGCACCGCCTATCTGATCCACACCGGCGGTGAGCGGATCCCGCTAGAGCTGCGGCGGCCCCTCTTCAACTCCCTGTCGTCCCTGCAGCACATGTGCAGGAGGACCCTGAACAGCCAGGGCCTTGGCGGGGCCGAGCGGCTGCCGCACACGCTCAGAGACTTCCTTGAGGAGTACGACGCCCCGATATGA